Genomic window (Geotrypetes seraphini chromosome 17, aGeoSer1.1, whole genome shotgun sequence):
ATTATTAACAGCATGGTGGAAATATATTTACTAATTAAGATTAGTCACTGAAACTTATCAATGGCTATACTTTTAAAAATAAGTAAATTATAAAGTATGGTTTTGTTTTCTAGAAAGACTGGTTTGAGTGTGCATCACATCGAGAATGATAAGACACACAAAGAACCCTATTGACTAAAATAGACTCAAAGAAGATTTGAAAATAGGACATTCTGAGGCCACATCATGGCATGCAACTTGGAAGGACGAGCAAAACAACAACATTGCTCACATCTACTGAGCCAGATAAAGGGGATGAAGGATTCTGTGGAGCTTATTGATGTCATTTTggtggcagatggtgaaacattTCCTTGCCACAGACTCATACTGGCCTCATTCAGCCCTTATTTCAAGGCCATGTTTACTTGTGGATTGCTGGAATGTTCTCAGAAAGAAGTGGTTCTCTGTGACATTACAGCAGAGAGTGTGTCCATCATCCTCACCTACATGTACACCGGAGACCTTCACATTGGCAACCTGAGTGTTCAGAATGTCGCCATGGCTGCCTTCCTGATGCAGATGGAAGAGGTTTTTGACATGTGTCAGAGGTACATGATGGACCGTATGGATGCATCCAACTGTGTAGGGATCTACTACTTTGCAAAGCAGATTGGGGCCGAGGAATTATCTGATCAGGCCAAAAAGTACCTTTACCTGCACTTTGCAGAGGCAAGTTTACATGAGGAAATACTAGACATTGAAATTGAGCAGCTGTTAACTTTGATCAGATCTGATGATCTCAACGTTTCCCGGGAAGAGAGCATCTTAGACTTGGTCCTGCGATGGGTGAATCATgacagaatgacacgggaaaagcACCTTATAGAACTCCTGAAGCACGTGAGGCTTCTGCTAATAAGTCCGTTTTATCTTCGGGAAGCTCTGAAGAGGAATACAGTGCTTCTCTCCAGTTCTGAATGCTACAGTATGATAGAGACGGCATTGGAAAGCATTAGAAAATCAGAGCAGCCCCCCCTCAGTCTCCGATATGGCATGGAGACCACCAGCCTTCTACTTTGCCTTGGCAATAGCTCTTCAGCTATTAGGTCCAAACATGGCACCTATACAGATGCCAGTTTTTGCTTTGCCCCTACAACCGGAAAAACATATTTCATTCATTCCCCGAAATATGGGGAAGTCCTGGGCTTGGTCTGTGCTGGTGTTGTAACTGAAAACAATGATGTCGTTCTTGCTGGCGAGGCGAGCGTGGTTAAACGATCAAGACAAAAGACCAGGAACATCGAAATATGTAGGTGGGTATCTTCAACCTAAATATTTGACTAATACAGACTTTCTAAAGCAAGTGCTTCCTTGAATTAGATTGCACTTtggagaacagaaaaaaaaaaaaaagggtacgtTCATTTTCCAATTGTTTTCTGTTTTAATTTTTAAGTTAAGATCTAGAGATGGGCTATCGCTGCAGTGACATAGGATATGTCTTTACGAAATGAAAACACGTAGGGGTTTAAGTTTGGAAATGGTGGAAGCACTACTCAAGCACAAACTCGGAAGAGTAGGGCACCCTCTTTCCACATGGTAATTCTCAGtttacctaaagttaggcagctAAAGTGGTGCCTTGTGGGTCCGTGAACCAAAGTATTGATTTACTTTTCTCCACGTTGTCCTTTATTATTTAGCAAGTCTCAGTTATGTGTGTGTGAATAGTGGTCCTAATTATACTTAATAGTATGTTTTTTCATTTGATGTAGTCAGTATTGCGTGGCTGTGGCCACACAGATTTTTTTACACAGTGTAATAGCAGTTACACGCTTAACTTTAAGCACGAGCCTATAACGCTAGCTCAGTGTTTGAGTTAAGCATATACTTGCTAGGCCTGCCCATGGCCCACCCATGTCAACACCCTCTAGCAGTAGAATGCTAAGGAAATTGAGTGTTGAGTTTTTAGAATACCAACTAAGCAACTGAAAattagagtagggttaccagattttccaaccCTACACCCGTTCCCAGGCCCCCCTAATCCTGACCCAGCCCCCCCcctctcattgggcaggagggcatccgcgcatgcgtggaagTTCTTCTGCCCGAcggcgatttgttggaagcttttcaaagtgccgggttttgaaaagccatccagacatgTCCGGGGAGATCCGGAAGTCTGGTAACTCTAAATTAGAGTCAATTAAAGCCTATTATTGATTGTAAATCCAATTAGCGTCTAATTtgacaattaagttgcatgtatAACTGGTGGTATTCTATAACCATTATATGCAATTTTGTGTGCTTAGCATGAGAATGGGCACAAAAGATTACAGAATTAGGGGGAGTATTTTCAGAAACTGGAAAAGTGaccaaacaaaaaaatgaataaaatgaaacaaaagatgTATATTCTGGCTGCCTAGCCCTACTAAGTTCTGTCTGCACTCCTTCCAGCTCATCGTCCAgaactgggagggggagggagtggggggagcTGAATGCTGTCACTGAATAGCAAATGCTGCAGTCTATCCGTGACGTCTCAACCGTTCCTGCAATTCTTTCCATATGGAAGGAACTCGGAAAAGAAGTTGTTAGTGTGATCCTTAGACCTTGTGACAAAATGGTTTTTACTTTTGCATTCCTGCTGCAAACTAATGTGCACTTTCAATCAACCCTTTGCTAACGTGTCACATCTGTCTATTGCTCTGCAGGTACCACAATCGAGGAAGTCAATTTTGGGAAAAATTGTGCACTGCTGAATTTCGTGAGCTTTATGCTCTGGGTACTGCCCATAATGATCTTTACATTATAGGAGggcaaatgaaaatgaaaaaccAATATGTTATCACTCATGGAGTTGAAAAGTATTCTATAGAGCAAAGCACTTGGAAATGTGTTTCTCCTCTCCCTATGGCCCTGGCATGCCATGCTGTGGTTACATTAAACAATAAACTCTATGTGATGGGAGGATGGACACCACAGGTAAGTTAGCTAAACCTCTGAGCGAAAAGTTTGCTAGTTCAGCTGAATTTGTTTagagcaattttcaaaaggcatttatgTACGGGGTAAATAACTATGGCTGCCATAAATCAGAGGTCTGACGTTTGTCCACGCCGTATGCTGGTAACAGACAACGTGGCAATTTCACTTCTAGTCTGGTGGCCAGAGTAAGGAGGCTGAGAACACTAGGGAGCCATACTTTCAAAGTCCACCTCGCCCACGGACACTCCTTGTGATATTAAGCAATTCACTTCACCCTCCATGACTTCAACTACAGCCTTTTTGTTCTTTTTCGAATATTTCAAATTTACAAACATTTCAGTATATCCATGATAACGAAATTACggtaatataagaaaataaatcaaaatatcagaaaaacaaaattattttgagACAGTCCACAAGTTATCgacttgcctcatgcatatttatgccatgtagttatttcaatgtctctgtcatatctcccctcttctgcctttcatccaaagtatacatacagtgcttccccggtcattcgcggtcggcgatttacggtcccagtcattcgtggtattttccgatcGCGAATaactgggtaggagagggcagacggagaggcaggagagagcagccggagcaccggcgagtgaaggaaatcatttgcggtatgccccgaccgtctcttcctgcactaaagtcgggcctcaccaatcaggagcttctTTGACATGCAGGgcattaactggttaagtgccattgaatatcggCGAAGAGCCCTACACAAGCGATGTAAGAAACCAGGGGCCttctaaattgctttgaattttgatCCTCTAATGTTTACCTTTTGTGTGTTCTTCATTCTTCTGCTTGCTTTTTCTCATGGGCCGATCTGTTTGTGACTAAAGAAGGGTCAAATCCTTCACCTCCCGGTTATTCTTCTTCCTTAAATTTAATCGTCGAGAGATCAATATTCCGAAGACCTTATCGGATCTTAATTATGTAAAACTGACTCCTCCCTCTCACGTATGAAAACATTGACCCACACAGATGggtgggcttgagggagggaaatGAGGTTCAGTAATTGCATTTTCAAATCACCGCACCTACTTGAATACACATGCATTGCAAGACATCCATATTTTCAGAAGGAAACTCTGCTGGGAGTTTCCCTTTGGCAAATAGGTTTGCATGCACCGCGAGCAATACCAACATTGCTCTCCATTGTTCCTTATGgcagagagtgtggcgcagtggttaaaagctacagtctctgtcccctgaggttgtgggttcaagcccacgctgcttcttgtgaccctgggcaagtcacttaatcccccactgccccaggtacgttagatagaatgtgagcc
Coding sequences:
- the KBTBD12 gene encoding kelch repeat and BTB domain-containing protein 12 isoform X1; amino-acid sequence: MACNLEGRAKQQHCSHLLSQIKGMKDSVELIDVILVADGETFPCHRLILASFSPYFKAMFTCGLLECSQKEVVLCDITAESVSIILTYMYTGDLHIGNLSVQNVAMAAFLMQMEEVFDMCQRYMMDRMDASNCVGIYYFAKQIGAEELSDQAKKYLYLHFAEASLHEEILDIEIEQLLTLIRSDDLNVSREESILDLVLRWVNHDRMTREKHLIELLKHVRLLLISPFYLREALKRNTVLLSSSECYSMIETALESIRKSEQPPLSLRYGMETTSLLLCLGNSSSAIRSKHGTYTDASFCFAPTTGKTYFIHSPKYGEVLGLVCAGVVTENNDVVLAGEASVVKRSRQKTRNIEICRYHNRGSQFWEKLCTAEFRELYALGTAHNDLYIIGGQMKMKNQYVITHGVEKYSIEQSTWKCVSPLPMALACHAVVTLNNKLYVMGGWTPQMDLPNDEPDRLSNRLFQYDPVQDKWTHRAPMLYSKYRFSTAVLNGEIYVFGGIGCLGPDKGQARKCLDAVEIYNADGDFWREGPALPSPMLSLRTNSSSAGVVEGKVYVCGGYQGADRHEVIMKTILELDPWENQWTVAATKVLMHDSYDVCLVARMNPRDLIQPPSDLVEV
- the KBTBD12 gene encoding kelch repeat and BTB domain-containing protein 12 isoform X2 — translated: MACNLEGRAKQQHCSHLLSQIKGMKDSVELIDVILVADGETFPCHRLILASFSPYFKAMFTCGLLECSQKEVVLCDITAESVSIILTYMYTGDLHIGNLSVQNVAMAAFLMQMEEVFDMCQRYMMDRMDASNCVGIYYFAKQIGAEELSDQAKKYLYLHFAEASLHEEILDIEIEQLLTLIRSDDLNVSREESILDLVLRWVNHDRMTREKHLIELLKHVRLLLISPFYLREALKRNTVLLSSSECYSMIETALESIRKSEQPPLSLRYGMETTSLLLCLGNSSSAIRSKHGTYTDASFCFAPTTGKTYFIHSPKYGEVLGLVCAGVVTENNDVVLAGEASVVKRSRQKTRNIEICRYHNRGSQFWEKLCTAEFRELYALGTAHNDLYIIGGQMKMKNQYVITHGVEKYSIEQSTWKCVSPLPMALACHAVVTLNNKLYVMGGWTPQMDLPNDEPDRLSNRLFQYDPVQDKWTHRAPMLYSKYRFSTAVLNGEIYVFGGIGCLGPDKGQARKCLDAVEIYNADGDFWREGPALPSPMLSLRTNSSSAGVVEGKVYVCGGYQGAGFQELNETF